A window from Candidatus Nitrospira neomarina encodes these proteins:
- a CDS encoding efflux RND transporter periplasmic adaptor subunit, which produces MKVLRGKGLAIFVILLCILYMGYRIYAHNSGAATLREETLAGAIPTVSIINPKPLPPTETITLPGNFRGWYEAPIYAQVSGYVKMWYTDYGAKVKKGDILATINVPTLDAQYRQAKADLASERALYGLAQLTAKRYLALREKHAVSAQSISVKVAEAKAQAAKVNAAEQQVRNFEALIRFKTIVAPFDGVVIDRNINVGDYVNKEGTISDPNAISNLFTVAVVSKMRLFVSVPESFGAFLKPGLTAEVTVPQLPSRRFTAKFLTVASAFDVSTRTAVTEFVLDNEDRALWPGSFAKVQLTTSVNSDFLTIPTSAMVFQENGTEVAVLTDDDRVHFKSITVGKILDATVEVTEGITPTDRIVNNPSAALLENDQVRIVTPAPGYNRLNTDAPMPKAQIDASISSGQADTPVAKDQTDAPIANDQSSK; this is translated from the coding sequence ATGAAGGTCCTACGTGGAAAAGGCCTTGCGATCTTCGTGATCCTACTTTGTATTCTATACATGGGCTATCGAATTTACGCACACAACAGCGGCGCCGCAACACTACGCGAGGAGACACTTGCCGGGGCTATCCCCACTGTTTCCATCATCAATCCCAAACCGCTACCGCCTACCGAGACCATTACTCTCCCAGGCAATTTCCGGGGTTGGTATGAGGCACCGATCTATGCCCAGGTCTCGGGCTATGTGAAAATGTGGTACACGGATTACGGAGCGAAGGTGAAGAAGGGCGATATTCTCGCCACAATCAACGTGCCGACTCTCGACGCTCAATATCGGCAGGCCAAGGCGGATCTGGCGTCCGAGCGCGCTCTATATGGTCTTGCCCAATTGACGGCCAAGCGCTATCTAGCACTCCGCGAAAAACATGCGGTCTCCGCTCAATCGATTTCCGTGAAGGTGGCAGAGGCCAAGGCCCAAGCGGCAAAGGTCAACGCGGCGGAACAGCAAGTCAGGAATTTCGAGGCGCTGATTCGCTTCAAAACGATCGTGGCGCCCTTCGATGGTGTGGTCATCGACCGCAATATCAATGTCGGTGACTATGTCAACAAAGAAGGCACGATCAGTGATCCAAATGCCATCAGCAACCTTTTTACTGTGGCTGTCGTCAGCAAAATGCGCCTCTTTGTCTCGGTTCCGGAATCTTTCGGGGCCTTTCTCAAGCCGGGTCTGACGGCTGAGGTAACCGTGCCGCAATTGCCCAGTCGTCGTTTCACGGCAAAATTCCTCACCGTCGCGAGTGCATTCGATGTGAGCACGCGCACCGCGGTTACCGAATTCGTGCTGGACAACGAGGATAGGGCCCTCTGGCCCGGTTCCTTCGCCAAAGTACAACTCACAACGTCGGTGAATTCGGATTTTCTCACGATTCCAACCAGCGCGATGGTCTTCCAGGAAAACGGCACCGAAGTCGCCGTGCTGACGGATGACGATCGCGTTCATTTTAAATCGATCACCGTGGGGAAAATTCTTGACGCCACGGTCGAGGTCACAGAGGGAATTACCCCTACCGACCGCATTGTGAATAATCCCAGCGCGGCATTGCTCGAAAACGACCAGGTCCGCATCGTCACCCCAGCGCCGGGATATAATCGTCTTAACACCGACGCACCGATGCCCAAAGCCCAGATTGACGCATCAATATCATCGGGCCAGGCCGATACACCTGTGGCAAAGGACCAAACCGACGCACCTATAGCAAATGACCAATCATCAAAATAA
- a CDS encoding efflux RND transporter permease subunit, producing MNQLVLIALRRPLTFVVLAILIVIFGTKSVLQTPTDVFPNIRIPVISVVWSYAGLLPSDVSGRITFYFERALTSTVEGIKKIDSKSYFGISIINIFLQEGVNLAGAEAEVAAISQTVVKALPPDISPPMIMRLEASSVPVAMLQVTSDTLTPAELYNLAFTQIRPLLVTIPGAILPHPYGGQPKQLLVSLDQQKLLARHLTPADIFHAFDRQNKVLPAGDQKIKTTDWMVQTNAMPLQVEDFNNIPIKRDGNAFIYMRDVANVTLAGPPQTNAVLVEGKQAVTLVVMKSGEASTLEVVDGVKKAIPRIEKIVPKGVEVKILNDASLFVKESIADVVKEMATASALVALIVLLLLGSWRPTVIIATSIPLSILSALICLNLTGESLNLMTLGGLALAVGILVDDATVMIENIDTHLAMGKPLDDAIVDAANQIIVPTLVATLSIAIVWLPLFELSGVSGWLFAPMAKAIIFAMLSSFILSRTLVPTMAKFILANHHESQSPEDGRGSEPEKPQNFFVRFQQSFERSFDRFRERYNARLEHAIAHRRTFVVIALALALASLSLFFFNGRDFFPEVKSGTMQMHMRAPLGTRIEVSARVASLVSKDIARLLPGQVEGVVSNCGLPVGPHNLAFIPTPTIGSQDCDLTIDLKNEKSPVWEYRQILRKGLRERYPGTEFTFQPADLTAKILNFGSPAPIDVQINGMEMYANYEFARKLAGELRKIPGASDVTIQQTMRTPTLFVEGQRTFGLGTNLSEGEIADNLLLSTSGSQQIDQQYWLNHKTGISYQINIYTPQPQLTSIKNLMTVPVDQNNLDSSKDNVQLLGNVTTHSMIGTPGLISHANIMPLFNIYVSAEGRDLGGVLADVEKVAKSLEDELPRSAALEIHGQAETMYEAYVELIVGLLFAVVLVYLLIVVNFQSWLDPFIIITALPGALAGIAWALFLTHTNISVPALTGAIMTMGTATANSILIVSYARERLEMHGDALLAAVEAGKARIRPVLMTASAMIIGMLPMSMGNSPNAPLGRAVIGGLMVATLFTLFFVPCVYAIIYNRRATRQTNQG from the coding sequence ATGAATCAGCTTGTTCTCATTGCGTTGCGAAGGCCTTTAACCTTCGTTGTTCTTGCCATTCTCATCGTGATATTCGGGACGAAGTCGGTGCTTCAGACACCGACCGATGTCTTTCCGAATATCAGGATTCCCGTCATCTCCGTGGTTTGGTCCTATGCAGGCTTGCTACCGAGTGATGTGTCCGGGCGTATCACGTTTTACTTCGAACGCGCCTTGACCTCAACGGTGGAAGGCATCAAGAAGATCGATAGCAAATCCTATTTCGGCATCAGTATTATCAATATCTTTCTCCAGGAGGGAGTCAACCTTGCCGGTGCCGAAGCCGAGGTTGCGGCGATTTCGCAGACAGTTGTGAAAGCGCTGCCCCCGGATATTTCTCCCCCCATGATCATGCGTCTCGAAGCGTCCTCAGTGCCGGTGGCCATGCTGCAAGTCACCTCCGACACCTTGACGCCCGCAGAGCTCTATAACCTTGCCTTTACCCAAATTCGTCCCCTGCTCGTGACCATTCCCGGGGCGATCCTGCCGCATCCATACGGGGGACAACCGAAACAGCTCCTGGTCTCGCTCGATCAACAGAAATTACTCGCCCGTCACCTCACCCCGGCAGATATTTTCCATGCTTTCGATAGGCAGAACAAAGTGCTCCCGGCAGGCGACCAAAAGATCAAAACTACCGACTGGATGGTCCAGACAAATGCGATGCCGCTGCAGGTCGAAGATTTTAACAATATTCCAATTAAGAGAGACGGAAACGCCTTCATTTATATGCGTGATGTCGCCAACGTGACCCTCGCCGGCCCGCCACAAACGAATGCCGTGCTGGTGGAAGGCAAACAAGCCGTCACCCTCGTCGTCATGAAGAGTGGTGAGGCTTCGACCCTGGAAGTAGTTGATGGGGTCAAGAAGGCGATTCCGCGCATCGAAAAGATTGTGCCCAAGGGCGTGGAGGTTAAAATTCTCAACGACGCCTCGCTCTTCGTGAAGGAATCGATTGCGGACGTCGTGAAAGAAATGGCAACGGCTTCCGCCCTGGTTGCCCTGATCGTCTTGTTGTTGCTTGGATCATGGCGACCAACCGTTATCATCGCCACCTCAATTCCGCTCTCCATCCTGTCCGCACTCATCTGCTTAAACTTAACCGGAGAGTCGCTAAATCTTATGACACTAGGTGGGTTAGCGCTGGCCGTCGGCATACTCGTTGACGACGCCACGGTGATGATTGAGAACATCGACACGCATCTCGCCATGGGAAAGCCTCTCGATGATGCCATCGTCGACGCCGCCAATCAGATCATCGTCCCCACCTTGGTTGCCACGTTAAGCATCGCCATCGTCTGGCTCCCGCTCTTCGAGCTCAGCGGCGTATCCGGCTGGCTCTTCGCACCCATGGCCAAGGCAATCATTTTCGCCATGCTCTCATCTTTCATCTTGTCGCGCACACTGGTGCCGACCATGGCGAAATTTATCCTCGCGAATCACCACGAATCGCAGTCCCCTGAAGACGGTAGAGGGAGCGAACCGGAAAAACCTCAGAACTTCTTCGTCCGCTTCCAGCAGAGTTTCGAACGCAGTTTCGATCGATTTCGTGAGCGTTACAATGCCCGCCTCGAACATGCTATCGCCCATCGACGCACGTTCGTCGTCATCGCTCTTGCGCTAGCACTTGCTTCTCTCAGCCTGTTTTTCTTTAACGGACGGGACTTCTTCCCCGAGGTCAAGTCTGGAACCATGCAGATGCATATGCGGGCACCACTCGGCACGCGTATAGAGGTCTCAGCTCGCGTCGCCTCCCTCGTTTCGAAAGACATCGCACGATTGCTTCCCGGGCAGGTCGAAGGCGTCGTCAGCAATTGCGGGCTGCCGGTCGGACCACATAACCTCGCCTTTATTCCGACGCCGACGATCGGGTCGCAGGATTGCGACCTCACCATCGACTTGAAGAATGAAAAGTCACCGGTTTGGGAGTATCGGCAAATTCTTCGCAAAGGCCTGAGGGAGCGGTATCCTGGTACCGAATTCACGTTCCAACCGGCTGACCTGACCGCCAAAATTCTCAATTTTGGCTCGCCTGCGCCGATCGATGTGCAGATTAACGGTATGGAGATGTACGCCAACTATGAATTCGCACGAAAACTGGCAGGGGAGCTGCGCAAGATTCCTGGGGCCAGCGACGTGACGATACAGCAGACGATGCGCACGCCGACACTTTTCGTCGAAGGTCAACGCACGTTCGGTCTCGGCACAAACCTGAGCGAAGGGGAAATTGCCGACAATCTGCTGTTGTCCACCTCTGGCAGCCAACAGATCGACCAGCAATATTGGCTCAATCACAAAACCGGCATTTCCTATCAGATTAACATCTATACGCCCCAACCGCAGCTCACGAGCATTAAAAATCTCATGACGGTCCCTGTCGATCAAAACAATCTCGACTCCTCGAAAGATAACGTACAGCTACTTGGGAATGTGACCACACATTCAATGATCGGAACGCCGGGCCTGATCTCGCACGCGAACATCATGCCGCTATTCAATATCTATGTGTCTGCCGAAGGGCGTGACCTCGGAGGCGTTCTGGCGGATGTCGAGAAGGTTGCCAAAAGCCTGGAGGACGAGTTGCCACGCAGTGCGGCACTCGAAATCCATGGGCAGGCCGAAACCATGTACGAGGCATATGTCGAATTGATTGTCGGTCTCCTCTTTGCCGTCGTGTTGGTGTATCTTCTGATTGTCGTGAACTTCCAATCCTGGCTTGATCCCTTTATCATCATTACGGCATTACCCGGTGCGTTGGCGGGTATTGCCTGGGCATTGTTCCTGACACATACCAATATTTCCGTGCCGGCGTTAACGGGTGCCATTATGACGATGGGCACGGCAACCGCCAATTCAATTCTTATTGTCTCCTACGCCCGTGAACGCCTTGAAATGCACGGTGACGCACTCCTCGCTGCTGTCGAAGCCGGGAAAGCCAGAATTCGCCCGGTACTCATGACGGCTTCGGCCATGATTATCGGGATGCTGCCGATGTCGATGGGCAACTCACCGAATGCGCCTTTGGGTCGCGCGGTCATCGGCGGACTGATGGTCGCGACGTTGTTTACCCTGTTTTTCGTGCCCTGCGTCTATGCCATCATTTACAACAGGCGAGCGACTCGCCAAACGAATCAGGGGTAA
- a CDS encoding efflux transporter outer membrane subunit, with product MEERLPLKLEVWRIFLPRAWRYGLFLLTLHLPACNWFPAVDLAPSYEPPQYVVPASWKGASPFVEAKPSDDELRPDWWKLFNDPILNRLEEQAMAANPDLQAAAERFVQARDMMMRARSQYLPHAGLGFDASNNRQSNNSLFRGFGEDNREVSISTGGLASWEPDFWSALRNATAAELYRAEERAADYGLARLSLQAEIGANYFTLRGYDAQTAIYTQSIDLYRNVLNLVNAQFAGAIASALDVARVESLLFSTETKLAQIQGQRQVTEQAIAILVNRAPSSFTIEPVDDLRVESFAIPRTIPSTLLERRPDIAGMERQMAQANRVIGIARAAFFPDVRFSAGGGFEDTGFSLIKLASSFWSYGSTVSLPLFQGGYRRAQLQQAWSAYRETEDRYRATVLNAFREVENNLSLTNRLTLATNRQSAAVGATLKTQNLTTELYKGGLASSLELIYAQVGTLEARIDLVAIKAELLRASVALVRALGGGWNRNQLPADEEIQPFDTFQYVDLDKPPPAGGIDVNAVNNGVNNDLTKPSVP from the coding sequence ATGGAGGAACGTTTACCTCTGAAACTGGAAGTATGGCGTATCTTTCTGCCCCGTGCGTGGCGCTACGGCTTGTTCCTGCTGACACTCCATCTACCGGCTTGCAATTGGTTCCCGGCCGTCGATTTGGCGCCTAGCTATGAACCGCCGCAATATGTCGTCCCGGCCTCATGGAAAGGGGCAAGTCCCTTCGTCGAAGCGAAGCCGTCAGATGATGAATTACGCCCGGATTGGTGGAAACTTTTTAACGATCCAATTCTGAATCGTCTTGAAGAACAGGCCATGGCAGCCAATCCGGATCTGCAGGCCGCCGCCGAACGATTCGTTCAGGCTCGCGATATGATGATGAGGGCCCGATCACAGTACCTGCCTCACGCCGGTCTGGGATTCGACGCCTCGAATAATAGGCAATCCAACAATAGTCTGTTTCGCGGCTTCGGCGAAGACAACCGGGAAGTGTCCATTTCTACCGGGGGTCTCGCATCATGGGAGCCCGATTTTTGGTCCGCACTTCGCAATGCCACGGCGGCCGAACTCTACCGCGCCGAGGAGCGAGCCGCGGATTATGGCCTGGCGCGACTCAGCCTGCAGGCGGAAATTGGGGCGAACTATTTTACACTCCGCGGATACGACGCGCAGACGGCGATCTATACCCAATCGATCGACCTCTATCGAAACGTGCTGAACCTCGTCAATGCACAGTTCGCCGGCGCGATCGCATCGGCGCTCGACGTCGCCCGCGTCGAATCTCTGCTGTTCAGTACCGAGACGAAATTAGCCCAGATTCAAGGCCAACGCCAAGTGACGGAACAGGCGATCGCCATTCTCGTCAACAGGGCGCCGAGCAGCTTCACGATCGAGCCGGTGGATGACCTTCGGGTAGAGAGTTTTGCCATTCCCAGAACCATCCCTTCCACCTTGCTGGAGAGGCGGCCCGACATAGCCGGGATGGAACGTCAGATGGCACAAGCGAACCGCGTCATCGGCATCGCCCGCGCCGCTTTTTTTCCCGATGTGCGGTTCTCGGCAGGCGGCGGGTTCGAAGATACCGGTTTCAGTTTGATCAAGCTCGCCAGTAGTTTTTGGTCCTACGGGTCCACTGTTTCGCTGCCGCTTTTCCAGGGTGGATATCGCCGCGCCCAATTGCAGCAGGCCTGGTCGGCCTATCGCGAAACGGAAGATCGCTACCGTGCAACCGTGCTGAACGCCTTTCGCGAAGTCGAAAACAATTTGAGCCTGACCAACCGGCTGACCCTGGCAACCAATCGGCAGAGTGCCGCAGTCGGAGCCACACTCAAGACGCAAAATCTGACGACGGAACTCTATAAGGGAGGGCTGGCTTCTAGTCTTGAACTTATCTATGCGCAGGTCGGTACACTCGAGGCGCGTATCGACTTGGTGGCTATCAAAGCTGAACTGCTGAGAGCTTCGGTTGCGCTCGTCCGCGCCCTCGGCGGAGGCTGGAACCGCAACCAATTGCCCGCCGACGAAGAGATCCAACCATTCGATACGTTCCAATATGTTGATCTCGACAAACCACCACCTGCCGGAGGCATCGATGTGAATGCGGTCAATAATGGAGTGAATAATGATTTGACCAAACCGTCCGTTCCTTGA
- a CDS encoding efflux RND transporter periplasmic adaptor subunit — MRKIFRGRFMVISVALLVIFYLGYRVYESKSDASLLRKKTHENAVSTVAVINAKPVPPTETITLPGTVEAWFQAPIYAQVSGYVKMWYKDYGALVKKGDILAEINAPALDAQYHQAKADLESVRAIYSLAEITAKRWLALRKNHAVSEQSISVKVAEAKAELAKVRAAEQNVRNFEALIRFKTIVAPYDGVVTVRNINVGDYVNKEGTISSPGSVSNLFTVADVSLLRLFVSVPESFGPFLQPGLTADVTVPQLPDRHFTAKFLTVARGFDVSTRTAITVFTIENEDRALWPGSYAQVHLTAPVDRKVFTIPSTALVFQERGTQVAVVAEDDRVHFNHITVSKLLDNAVEIAEGISTTDRIVNNPSAGLLEGDTVRIVTPAPGYDLTNTDAPAPTDAPAPTGGPLPTGAPTPNESPTSKEHISP; from the coding sequence ATGCGTAAGATTTTTCGTGGAAGATTCATGGTCATCTCGGTAGCCCTCCTGGTTATCTTCTACCTCGGCTATCGGGTTTATGAGAGCAAAAGCGACGCCTCTCTGCTGCGCAAGAAGACGCACGAAAACGCCGTCTCCACCGTGGCGGTCATTAATGCCAAGCCGGTACCGCCGACCGAAACCATTACGCTCCCCGGCACTGTTGAGGCTTGGTTTCAGGCTCCAATCTACGCACAGGTCTCGGGCTATGTGAAGATGTGGTACAAGGACTACGGTGCGCTAGTGAAAAAAGGCGATATCCTCGCCGAAATCAATGCGCCTGCTCTCGACGCCCAATATCACCAAGCCAAAGCGGATCTGGAGTCGGTGCGCGCCATCTATTCCCTCGCCGAAATCACAGCCAAGCGCTGGCTTGCGCTACGCAAAAACCATGCGGTCTCCGAGCAGTCGATTTCAGTGAAGGTAGCGGAAGCGAAAGCTGAATTGGCAAAGGTCAGAGCAGCGGAGCAGAACGTCAGGAACTTCGAGGCCCTCATTCGCTTCAAAACCATTGTCGCACCCTATGACGGGGTGGTAACCGTCCGCAACATCAATGTCGGCGACTACGTCAATAAGGAGGGGACGATCAGTTCCCCCGGCTCGGTCAGCAATCTCTTTACGGTGGCCGACGTGAGTCTGCTGCGCCTCTTTGTCTCCGTGCCGGAGTCGTTCGGACCCTTCCTCCAGCCAGGACTCACGGCCGACGTGACAGTCCCACAATTGCCCGATCGTCATTTCACCGCCAAATTCCTGACCGTGGCCCGTGGATTCGACGTCAGCACACGTACTGCAATTACCGTCTTCACGATTGAAAACGAGGACAGGGCTCTCTGGCCGGGCTCCTACGCCCAGGTCCACCTCACAGCGCCGGTTGACCGGAAAGTGTTCACGATTCCATCCACCGCATTGGTGTTCCAGGAGCGCGGCACGCAAGTGGCGGTGGTGGCAGAGGACGACCGGGTGCACTTTAACCACATTACTGTGAGCAAACTTCTCGACAATGCCGTCGAAATAGCCGAAGGAATTTCCACCACTGACCGCATCGTGAACAACCCCAGCGCCGGATTGCTGGAAGGAGACACAGTGCGCATCGTGACGCCGGCCCCCGGTTATGACCTTACCAATACCGACGCACCCGCACCGACCGACGCGCCCGCGCCAACCGGCGGACCGCTGCCAACAGGCGCACCGACGCCGAATGAGTCACCGACATCAAAGGAACACATTTCACCATGA
- the modA gene encoding molybdate ABC transporter substrate-binding protein, whose translation MMGSRKFGMAIALIGSIFGVVATGASVQAEALTIGAAPSLRSALQEIVPMFEKEYGAAVKVVYGPSQTMRKQIEQGAAIDLFLPAAVEEVEKLQHKGLTLNGGPRIYAQTSLVLVMSATSRVIPVAFHEAQPDGATRMVLGNPKTSSLGEITVRALTKSDPAYKSRFKLLQADHAGDIMNLIHTGRADLGIVYRVDAINNPDVRIIDENPGSTPIPVRLGEAVVWTCRKASLNVAKEFFDYIMSPRVQKLLLKYGFDHSFDSVSSNG comes from the coding sequence ATGATGGGAAGTCGGAAATTTGGTATGGCGATAGCCCTGATAGGGAGCATCTTCGGTGTCGTGGCAACTGGAGCGAGTGTTCAGGCTGAAGCTCTGACGATTGGGGCTGCTCCAAGCTTGAGGTCGGCATTACAGGAAATTGTGCCGATGTTTGAGAAAGAATATGGTGCGGCCGTCAAGGTCGTGTACGGTCCGTCGCAAACAATGCGCAAACAAATTGAACAGGGAGCGGCGATCGATCTGTTCCTCCCTGCGGCGGTAGAGGAGGTTGAAAAACTCCAACACAAGGGGCTGACTCTCAACGGAGGGCCTCGGATCTATGCACAGACCAGTCTCGTACTTGTCATGTCGGCGACCTCACGCGTTATCCCGGTCGCCTTTCACGAGGCTCAGCCCGATGGAGCCACCCGTATGGTCTTGGGAAATCCAAAAACTTCGTCGTTGGGGGAAATCACGGTCCGGGCACTCACTAAATCCGATCCTGCGTATAAGAGTCGGTTCAAGCTTCTACAAGCAGACCACGCTGGGGATATCATGAACTTGATTCACACGGGGAGGGCAGACCTGGGCATCGTCTATCGGGTAGATGCGATCAACAATCCGGACGTGCGCATCATTGATGAAAATCCGGGCAGCACGCCCATACCGGTCCGCTTAGGGGAAGCGGTGGTGTGGACTTGTCGGAAAGCATCCTTGAATGTGGCAAAAGAATTTTTTGATTACATCATGAGTCCTCGCGTACAAAAGCTCCTACTCAAATATGGCTTTGATCATAGTTTCGATTCCGTGTCATCGAATGGGTGA
- the gnd gene encoding phosphogluconate dehydrogenase (NAD(+)-dependent, decarboxylating), which yields MQLGMIGLGRMGANLVRRLTNNGHTCVVYDRNRAVVKELEGRGVQGTASLDEFIAKLSKPRAAWVMVPAAVAGETVQELASRMEAGDIIIDGGNTYYRDDLERAKALKIRGIHYVDCGTSGGVFGLERGYCLMIGGEEDVVKHLDPIFKTIAPGIKSAPRTPGRNGASIPAEEGYLHCGPPGAGHFVKMVHNGIEYGIMAAYAEGLNILKHADVGLHPRAQDAETTPLRDPEAYQYQIDVGQVAEVWRRGSVVSSWLLDLTAAALVDDSELTGFSGQVSDSGEGRWTALAAIDEGVPTPVINAALFGRFESRGEADYANRLLSAMRKQFGGHDEKKE from the coding sequence ATGCAACTTGGCATGATCGGTCTTGGACGAATGGGCGCGAACCTGGTCCGACGCCTGACAAACAATGGCCATACCTGTGTGGTCTACGATAGAAACCGCGCTGTCGTGAAAGAGCTTGAGGGCCGAGGTGTACAGGGCACCGCCTCGCTTGACGAATTCATCGCCAAACTTTCCAAGCCGCGCGCCGCCTGGGTGATGGTACCCGCCGCAGTGGCTGGCGAGACAGTACAGGAACTAGCCTCGCGCATGGAGGCAGGCGATATCATCATTGACGGCGGCAACACGTATTACCGCGACGATCTTGAGCGAGCGAAGGCTCTCAAAATCCGCGGCATTCACTATGTCGACTGCGGCACCAGCGGAGGAGTCTTCGGACTTGAGCGCGGCTACTGTCTGATGATCGGCGGAGAGGAAGATGTCGTTAAGCACCTGGATCCGATTTTCAAAACGATTGCGCCGGGGATCAAGTCGGCGCCTCGCACCCCCGGAAGGAACGGTGCCTCAATTCCCGCGGAAGAGGGCTATTTGCACTGCGGCCCGCCCGGTGCAGGACACTTCGTGAAGATGGTCCACAACGGAATAGAGTATGGCATCATGGCGGCCTATGCCGAAGGCCTCAACATCCTCAAGCACGCCGACGTCGGGTTACATCCCCGGGCGCAGGATGCCGAGACGACTCCGCTGCGTGACCCGGAGGCCTATCAGTACCAGATCGACGTGGGTCAGGTCGCCGAGGTATGGCGTCGGGGCAGTGTGGTGTCCTCCTGGCTGCTCGATTTGACTGCGGCCGCGTTGGTTGATGATTCGGAGCTGACCGGCTTTTCAGGGCAGGTCTCGGATTCCGGCGAAGGGCGCTGGACGGCGCTGGCTGCGATTGACGAGGGCGTGCCGACGCCGGTGATCAACGCAGCGCTCTTCGGGCGATTTGAATCCAGGGGTGAGGCCGACTATGCCAACCGACTCCTCTCCGCCATGCGGAAACAGTTCGGCGGGCATGATGAAAAGAAGGAATGA